A single genomic interval of Arctopsyche grandis isolate Sample6627 chromosome 8, ASM5162203v2, whole genome shotgun sequence harbors:
- the LOC143915143 gene encoding uncharacterized protein LOC143915143 isoform X3 has protein sequence MEGRLCVWPAPAESSSTGFHDNPLPLVQQIPSCCQLWVKKEDELSATICPSDNPPATGCNSPVNDNVHEQNDKSSAFEWSESKQDICSIKNMCGVKVTSSDFKMENTQDIETSLPTGSICKKYLSESELSHEIKFEHTSDSESTLQLHQENVQIKTEYELPATGCNYLVNDNLYKQEPSTFEWNESKQNLSSIENLQIKTEYEFPATGCNYSVNDNLDKQESSAFEWIESKQNLFSIENVKTEYELPASDCNYLVNDNLYNQESSSFERIESKQNLCSIENMCEGQVTRSDCKIKNNDNIESILPTTSNYEKCLSNSESSQEIHFEEASNGESTLQLHEENIIQFENEHCSKSWHVIHERSHSGEKPYKCDICFKSFALNYSLFTHEKDHDDEEKLYKCDICSKSFARKHYLAYHKITHTGNTSYKCDICLKSFANNSQLAMHKRFHTGDKPYKCDICSKSFVQKGSCLRHMESHTAEKLHKCNICKKSFLRKYQLFKHELQVHVQVKPYKCEICSKSFSHKYDLKTHERSHTGEKPYKCNICLKSYTQKSQLTKHERSHSSERPFKCDLCSKNFAQRANFVRHVKSHTAEKLHKCDICLKSYARKSDLVSHIISHRDVKPHKCNICSKTFVHKNVLRQHKRSHTGEKPYKCDICFKSFAVKSYIAEHKRTHSGEKPYKCEICLKSYSAQSNFQRHFKSHTEKM, from the exons aTGGAGGGCAGACTTTGCGTTTGGCCTGCTCCAGCTGAGTCCTCTTCCACTGGATTCCATGACAATCCACTTCCACTGGTTCAACAAATTCCTAGCTGCTGTCAGCTGTGG GTTAAGAAAGAAGATGAACTGTCAGCTACAATATGTCCAAGTGATAATCCACCAGCAACTGGTTGTAATTCTCCTGTCAATGATAATGTACATGAACAAAATGACAAATCGAGTGCCTTTGAATGGAGTGAATCAAAGCAAGACATCTGTTCCATTAAAAAT atgTGTGGAGTTAAAGTTACATCAAGTGATTTCAAAATGGAAAATACTCAGGACATTGAAACTTCGTTACCGACAGGATCCATATGTAAGAAATATCTCTCAGAATCTGAATTAAGCcatgaaattaaattcgaacATACATCGGACAGCGAGTCTACATTACAACTGCACCAAGAAAAT GTGCAGATTAAGACAGAATATGAATTGCCAGCTACAGGATGTAATTATCTTGTcaatgataatttatataaacaggAACCTAGTACCTTTGAATGGAATGAATCGAAGCAAAACTTGTCTTCGATTGAAAAT TTGCAGATTAAGACCGAATATGAATTTCCAGCAACTGGTTGCAATTATTCTGTTAATGATAATTTAGATAAGCAGGAATCGAGTGCCTTCGAATGGATTGAATCTAAGCAAAACttgttttctattgaaaat GTTAAGACAGAATATGAATTGCCGGCAAGCGATTGTAATTATCTTGTcaatgataatttatataacCAGGAATCGAGTTCCTTCGAACGGATTGAATCTAAACAAAACTTGTGTTCTATTGAAAAT atgtgCGAAGGACAAGTAACTAGAAGCGactgcaaaattaaaaataatgacaatATTGAATCCATATTACCGAcaacatccaattatgaaaaatgtCTCTCGAATTCTGAATCAAGCCAAGAAATTCATTTCGAAGAAGCATCGAATGGCGAGTCTACATTACAACTGCAcgaagaaaatataatacaattcgaAAATGAACATTGTTCAAAATCTTGGCATGTGATCCATGAAAGATCTCATtctggggaaaagccatacaaatgtgatatttgttttaaatcattcgcTTTAAACTATAGCCTTTTCACCCATGAAAAAGATCATGATGACGAAGAAAAGCTGTACAAATGTGATatctgttcaaaatcatttgctcGAAAACATTACCTTGCGTATCATAAAATAACTCATACTGGAAATACGtcgtacaaatgtgatatttgtttaaaatcatttgctaaCAATTCTCAGCTTGCCATGCATAAAAGATTTCATACTGGGGATAAGCCTTACAAATGTGATATCTGTTCGAAGTCATTTGTTCAAAAAGGTAGCTGTTTGAGACATATGGAGTCTCATACTGCAGAAAAGctacataaatgtaatatttgcaaaaaatcTTTCTTACGAAAATATCAACTTTTCAAACATGAATTACAAGTTCACGTTCAAGTAAAACCTtacaaatgtgagatttgttcaaaatctttttCCCATAAATATGACCTTAAGACACATGAACGTTCACATACGGGGGAAAAACcgtacaaatgtaatatttgtttaaaatcatatactcAAAAATCTCAGCTCACAAAGCATGAAAGATCTCACAGTAGCGAAAGGCCGTTTAAATGTGATTTATGTTCAAAAAATTTTGCTCAAAGAGCTAACTTTGTGAGACATGTAAAGTCTCATACTGCAGAAAAGTtgcataaatgtgatatttgcttgaAATCATATGCTAGGAAATCTGACCTAGTTTCACATATTATATCTCATCGTGatgtaaaaccacacaaatgtaacatttgttcaaaGACATTTGTTCACAAAAATGTCCTTAGGCAACACAAAAGATCTCATACTggagaaaagccatacaaatgtgacatttgttttaaatcatttgctGTAAAATCTTACATTGCGGAACATAAAAGAACACATTCCGGAGAAAAGCCGTACAAATGcgaaatttgcttaaaatcttaTTCTGCTCAATCTAATTTTCAAAGACATTTCAAATCTCACActgaaaaaatgtaa
- the LOC143915143 gene encoding uncharacterized protein LOC143915143 isoform X1, protein MNILGKSHSNVMEGRLCVWPAPAESSSTGFHDNPLPLVQQIPSCCQLWVKKEDELSATICPSDNPPATGCNSPVNDNVHEQNDKSSAFEWSESKQDICSIKNMCGVKVTSSDFKMENTQDIETSLPTGSICKKYLSESELSHEIKFEHTSDSESTLQLHQENVQIKTEYELPATGCNYLVNDNLYKQEPSTFEWNESKQNLSSIENLQIKTEYEFPATGCNYSVNDNLDKQESSAFEWIESKQNLFSIENVKTEYELPASDCNYLVNDNLYNQESSSFERIESKQNLCSIENMCEGQVTRSDCKIKNNDNIESILPTTSNYEKCLSNSESSQEIHFEEASNGESTLQLHEENIIQFENEHCSKSWHVIHERSHSGEKPYKCDICFKSFALNYSLFTHEKDHDDEEKLYKCDICSKSFARKHYLAYHKITHTGNTSYKCDICLKSFANNSQLAMHKRFHTGDKPYKCDICSKSFVQKGSCLRHMESHTAEKLHKCNICKKSFLRKYQLFKHELQVHVQVKPYKCEICSKSFSHKYDLKTHERSHTGEKPYKCNICLKSYTQKSQLTKHERSHSSERPFKCDLCSKNFAQRANFVRHVKSHTAEKLHKCDICLKSYARKSDLVSHIISHRDVKPHKCNICSKTFVHKNVLRQHKRSHTGEKPYKCDICFKSFAVKSYIAEHKRTHSGEKPYKCEICLKSYSAQSNFQRHFKSHTEKM, encoded by the exons ATGAacatactggggaaaagccaTTCAAATGTG aTGGAGGGCAGACTTTGCGTTTGGCCTGCTCCAGCTGAGTCCTCTTCCACTGGATTCCATGACAATCCACTTCCACTGGTTCAACAAATTCCTAGCTGCTGTCAGCTGTGG GTTAAGAAAGAAGATGAACTGTCAGCTACAATATGTCCAAGTGATAATCCACCAGCAACTGGTTGTAATTCTCCTGTCAATGATAATGTACATGAACAAAATGACAAATCGAGTGCCTTTGAATGGAGTGAATCAAAGCAAGACATCTGTTCCATTAAAAAT atgTGTGGAGTTAAAGTTACATCAAGTGATTTCAAAATGGAAAATACTCAGGACATTGAAACTTCGTTACCGACAGGATCCATATGTAAGAAATATCTCTCAGAATCTGAATTAAGCcatgaaattaaattcgaacATACATCGGACAGCGAGTCTACATTACAACTGCACCAAGAAAAT GTGCAGATTAAGACAGAATATGAATTGCCAGCTACAGGATGTAATTATCTTGTcaatgataatttatataaacaggAACCTAGTACCTTTGAATGGAATGAATCGAAGCAAAACTTGTCTTCGATTGAAAAT TTGCAGATTAAGACCGAATATGAATTTCCAGCAACTGGTTGCAATTATTCTGTTAATGATAATTTAGATAAGCAGGAATCGAGTGCCTTCGAATGGATTGAATCTAAGCAAAACttgttttctattgaaaat GTTAAGACAGAATATGAATTGCCGGCAAGCGATTGTAATTATCTTGTcaatgataatttatataacCAGGAATCGAGTTCCTTCGAACGGATTGAATCTAAACAAAACTTGTGTTCTATTGAAAAT atgtgCGAAGGACAAGTAACTAGAAGCGactgcaaaattaaaaataatgacaatATTGAATCCATATTACCGAcaacatccaattatgaaaaatgtCTCTCGAATTCTGAATCAAGCCAAGAAATTCATTTCGAAGAAGCATCGAATGGCGAGTCTACATTACAACTGCAcgaagaaaatataatacaattcgaAAATGAACATTGTTCAAAATCTTGGCATGTGATCCATGAAAGATCTCATtctggggaaaagccatacaaatgtgatatttgttttaaatcattcgcTTTAAACTATAGCCTTTTCACCCATGAAAAAGATCATGATGACGAAGAAAAGCTGTACAAATGTGATatctgttcaaaatcatttgctcGAAAACATTACCTTGCGTATCATAAAATAACTCATACTGGAAATACGtcgtacaaatgtgatatttgtttaaaatcatttgctaaCAATTCTCAGCTTGCCATGCATAAAAGATTTCATACTGGGGATAAGCCTTACAAATGTGATATCTGTTCGAAGTCATTTGTTCAAAAAGGTAGCTGTTTGAGACATATGGAGTCTCATACTGCAGAAAAGctacataaatgtaatatttgcaaaaaatcTTTCTTACGAAAATATCAACTTTTCAAACATGAATTACAAGTTCACGTTCAAGTAAAACCTtacaaatgtgagatttgttcaaaatctttttCCCATAAATATGACCTTAAGACACATGAACGTTCACATACGGGGGAAAAACcgtacaaatgtaatatttgtttaaaatcatatactcAAAAATCTCAGCTCACAAAGCATGAAAGATCTCACAGTAGCGAAAGGCCGTTTAAATGTGATTTATGTTCAAAAAATTTTGCTCAAAGAGCTAACTTTGTGAGACATGTAAAGTCTCATACTGCAGAAAAGTtgcataaatgtgatatttgcttgaAATCATATGCTAGGAAATCTGACCTAGTTTCACATATTATATCTCATCGTGatgtaaaaccacacaaatgtaacatttgttcaaaGACATTTGTTCACAAAAATGTCCTTAGGCAACACAAAAGATCTCATACTggagaaaagccatacaaatgtgacatttgttttaaatcatttgctGTAAAATCTTACATTGCGGAACATAAAAGAACACATTCCGGAGAAAAGCCGTACAAATGcgaaatttgcttaaaatcttaTTCTGCTCAATCTAATTTTCAAAGACATTTCAAATCTCACActgaaaaaatgtaa
- the LOC143915143 gene encoding uncharacterized protein LOC143915143 isoform X2, which translates to MNILGKSHSNVMEGRLCVWPAPAESSSTGFHDNPLPLVQQIPSCCQLWVKKEDELSATICPSDNPPATGCNSPVNDNVHEQNDKSSAFEWSESKQDICSIKNMCGVKVTSSDFKMENTQDIETSLPTGSICKKYLSESELSHEIKFEHTSDSESTLQLHQENVQIKTEYELPATGCNYLVNDNLYKQEPSTFEWNESKQNLSSIENIKTEYEFPATGCNYSVNDNLDKQESSAFEWIESKQNLFSIENVKTEYELPASDCNYLVNDNLYNQESSSFERIESKQNLCSIENMCEGQVTRSDCKIKNNDNIESILPTTSNYEKCLSNSESSQEIHFEEASNGESTLQLHEENIIQFENEHCSKSWHVIHERSHSGEKPYKCDICFKSFALNYSLFTHEKDHDDEEKLYKCDICSKSFARKHYLAYHKITHTGNTSYKCDICLKSFANNSQLAMHKRFHTGDKPYKCDICSKSFVQKGSCLRHMESHTAEKLHKCNICKKSFLRKYQLFKHELQVHVQVKPYKCEICSKSFSHKYDLKTHERSHTGEKPYKCNICLKSYTQKSQLTKHERSHSSERPFKCDLCSKNFAQRANFVRHVKSHTAEKLHKCDICLKSYARKSDLVSHIISHRDVKPHKCNICSKTFVHKNVLRQHKRSHTGEKPYKCDICFKSFAVKSYIAEHKRTHSGEKPYKCEICLKSYSAQSNFQRHFKSHTEKM; encoded by the exons ATGAacatactggggaaaagccaTTCAAATGTG aTGGAGGGCAGACTTTGCGTTTGGCCTGCTCCAGCTGAGTCCTCTTCCACTGGATTCCATGACAATCCACTTCCACTGGTTCAACAAATTCCTAGCTGCTGTCAGCTGTGG GTTAAGAAAGAAGATGAACTGTCAGCTACAATATGTCCAAGTGATAATCCACCAGCAACTGGTTGTAATTCTCCTGTCAATGATAATGTACATGAACAAAATGACAAATCGAGTGCCTTTGAATGGAGTGAATCAAAGCAAGACATCTGTTCCATTAAAAAT atgTGTGGAGTTAAAGTTACATCAAGTGATTTCAAAATGGAAAATACTCAGGACATTGAAACTTCGTTACCGACAGGATCCATATGTAAGAAATATCTCTCAGAATCTGAATTAAGCcatgaaattaaattcgaacATACATCGGACAGCGAGTCTACATTACAACTGCACCAAGAAAAT GTGCAGATTAAGACAGAATATGAATTGCCAGCTACAGGATGTAATTATCTTGTcaatgataatttatataaacaggAACCTAGTACCTTTGAATGGAATGAATCGAAGCAAAACTTGTCTTCGATTGAAAAT ATTAAGACCGAATATGAATTTCCAGCAACTGGTTGCAATTATTCTGTTAATGATAATTTAGATAAGCAGGAATCGAGTGCCTTCGAATGGATTGAATCTAAGCAAAACttgttttctattgaaaat GTTAAGACAGAATATGAATTGCCGGCAAGCGATTGTAATTATCTTGTcaatgataatttatataacCAGGAATCGAGTTCCTTCGAACGGATTGAATCTAAACAAAACTTGTGTTCTATTGAAAAT atgtgCGAAGGACAAGTAACTAGAAGCGactgcaaaattaaaaataatgacaatATTGAATCCATATTACCGAcaacatccaattatgaaaaatgtCTCTCGAATTCTGAATCAAGCCAAGAAATTCATTTCGAAGAAGCATCGAATGGCGAGTCTACATTACAACTGCAcgaagaaaatataatacaattcgaAAATGAACATTGTTCAAAATCTTGGCATGTGATCCATGAAAGATCTCATtctggggaaaagccatacaaatgtgatatttgttttaaatcattcgcTTTAAACTATAGCCTTTTCACCCATGAAAAAGATCATGATGACGAAGAAAAGCTGTACAAATGTGATatctgttcaaaatcatttgctcGAAAACATTACCTTGCGTATCATAAAATAACTCATACTGGAAATACGtcgtacaaatgtgatatttgtttaaaatcatttgctaaCAATTCTCAGCTTGCCATGCATAAAAGATTTCATACTGGGGATAAGCCTTACAAATGTGATATCTGTTCGAAGTCATTTGTTCAAAAAGGTAGCTGTTTGAGACATATGGAGTCTCATACTGCAGAAAAGctacataaatgtaatatttgcaaaaaatcTTTCTTACGAAAATATCAACTTTTCAAACATGAATTACAAGTTCACGTTCAAGTAAAACCTtacaaatgtgagatttgttcaaaatctttttCCCATAAATATGACCTTAAGACACATGAACGTTCACATACGGGGGAAAAACcgtacaaatgtaatatttgtttaaaatcatatactcAAAAATCTCAGCTCACAAAGCATGAAAGATCTCACAGTAGCGAAAGGCCGTTTAAATGTGATTTATGTTCAAAAAATTTTGCTCAAAGAGCTAACTTTGTGAGACATGTAAAGTCTCATACTGCAGAAAAGTtgcataaatgtgatatttgcttgaAATCATATGCTAGGAAATCTGACCTAGTTTCACATATTATATCTCATCGTGatgtaaaaccacacaaatgtaacatttgttcaaaGACATTTGTTCACAAAAATGTCCTTAGGCAACACAAAAGATCTCATACTggagaaaagccatacaaatgtgacatttgttttaaatcatttgctGTAAAATCTTACATTGCGGAACATAAAAGAACACATTCCGGAGAAAAGCCGTACAAATGcgaaatttgcttaaaatcttaTTCTGCTCAATCTAATTTTCAAAGACATTTCAAATCTCACActgaaaaaatgtaa
- the LOC143915143 gene encoding uncharacterized protein LOC143915143 isoform X4 produces MEGRLCVWPAPAESSSTGFHDNPLPLVQQIPSCCQLWVKKEDELSATICPSDNPPATGCNSPVNDNVHEQNDKSSAFEWSESKQDICSIKNMCGVKVTSSDFKMENTQDIETSLPTGSICKKYLSESELSHEIKFEHTSDSESTLQLHQENVQIKTEYELPATGCNYLVNDNLYKQEPSTFEWNESKQNLSSIENIKTEYEFPATGCNYSVNDNLDKQESSAFEWIESKQNLFSIENVKTEYELPASDCNYLVNDNLYNQESSSFERIESKQNLCSIENMCEGQVTRSDCKIKNNDNIESILPTTSNYEKCLSNSESSQEIHFEEASNGESTLQLHEENIIQFENEHCSKSWHVIHERSHSGEKPYKCDICFKSFALNYSLFTHEKDHDDEEKLYKCDICSKSFARKHYLAYHKITHTGNTSYKCDICLKSFANNSQLAMHKRFHTGDKPYKCDICSKSFVQKGSCLRHMESHTAEKLHKCNICKKSFLRKYQLFKHELQVHVQVKPYKCEICSKSFSHKYDLKTHERSHTGEKPYKCNICLKSYTQKSQLTKHERSHSSERPFKCDLCSKNFAQRANFVRHVKSHTAEKLHKCDICLKSYARKSDLVSHIISHRDVKPHKCNICSKTFVHKNVLRQHKRSHTGEKPYKCDICFKSFAVKSYIAEHKRTHSGEKPYKCEICLKSYSAQSNFQRHFKSHTEKM; encoded by the exons aTGGAGGGCAGACTTTGCGTTTGGCCTGCTCCAGCTGAGTCCTCTTCCACTGGATTCCATGACAATCCACTTCCACTGGTTCAACAAATTCCTAGCTGCTGTCAGCTGTGG GTTAAGAAAGAAGATGAACTGTCAGCTACAATATGTCCAAGTGATAATCCACCAGCAACTGGTTGTAATTCTCCTGTCAATGATAATGTACATGAACAAAATGACAAATCGAGTGCCTTTGAATGGAGTGAATCAAAGCAAGACATCTGTTCCATTAAAAAT atgTGTGGAGTTAAAGTTACATCAAGTGATTTCAAAATGGAAAATACTCAGGACATTGAAACTTCGTTACCGACAGGATCCATATGTAAGAAATATCTCTCAGAATCTGAATTAAGCcatgaaattaaattcgaacATACATCGGACAGCGAGTCTACATTACAACTGCACCAAGAAAAT GTGCAGATTAAGACAGAATATGAATTGCCAGCTACAGGATGTAATTATCTTGTcaatgataatttatataaacaggAACCTAGTACCTTTGAATGGAATGAATCGAAGCAAAACTTGTCTTCGATTGAAAAT ATTAAGACCGAATATGAATTTCCAGCAACTGGTTGCAATTATTCTGTTAATGATAATTTAGATAAGCAGGAATCGAGTGCCTTCGAATGGATTGAATCTAAGCAAAACttgttttctattgaaaat GTTAAGACAGAATATGAATTGCCGGCAAGCGATTGTAATTATCTTGTcaatgataatttatataacCAGGAATCGAGTTCCTTCGAACGGATTGAATCTAAACAAAACTTGTGTTCTATTGAAAAT atgtgCGAAGGACAAGTAACTAGAAGCGactgcaaaattaaaaataatgacaatATTGAATCCATATTACCGAcaacatccaattatgaaaaatgtCTCTCGAATTCTGAATCAAGCCAAGAAATTCATTTCGAAGAAGCATCGAATGGCGAGTCTACATTACAACTGCAcgaagaaaatataatacaattcgaAAATGAACATTGTTCAAAATCTTGGCATGTGATCCATGAAAGATCTCATtctggggaaaagccatacaaatgtgatatttgttttaaatcattcgcTTTAAACTATAGCCTTTTCACCCATGAAAAAGATCATGATGACGAAGAAAAGCTGTACAAATGTGATatctgttcaaaatcatttgctcGAAAACATTACCTTGCGTATCATAAAATAACTCATACTGGAAATACGtcgtacaaatgtgatatttgtttaaaatcatttgctaaCAATTCTCAGCTTGCCATGCATAAAAGATTTCATACTGGGGATAAGCCTTACAAATGTGATATCTGTTCGAAGTCATTTGTTCAAAAAGGTAGCTGTTTGAGACATATGGAGTCTCATACTGCAGAAAAGctacataaatgtaatatttgcaaaaaatcTTTCTTACGAAAATATCAACTTTTCAAACATGAATTACAAGTTCACGTTCAAGTAAAACCTtacaaatgtgagatttgttcaaaatctttttCCCATAAATATGACCTTAAGACACATGAACGTTCACATACGGGGGAAAAACcgtacaaatgtaatatttgtttaaaatcatatactcAAAAATCTCAGCTCACAAAGCATGAAAGATCTCACAGTAGCGAAAGGCCGTTTAAATGTGATTTATGTTCAAAAAATTTTGCTCAAAGAGCTAACTTTGTGAGACATGTAAAGTCTCATACTGCAGAAAAGTtgcataaatgtgatatttgcttgaAATCATATGCTAGGAAATCTGACCTAGTTTCACATATTATATCTCATCGTGatgtaaaaccacacaaatgtaacatttgttcaaaGACATTTGTTCACAAAAATGTCCTTAGGCAACACAAAAGATCTCATACTggagaaaagccatacaaatgtgacatttgttttaaatcatttgctGTAAAATCTTACATTGCGGAACATAAAAGAACACATTCCGGAGAAAAGCCGTACAAATGcgaaatttgcttaaaatcttaTTCTGCTCAATCTAATTTTCAAAGACATTTCAAATCTCACActgaaaaaatgtaa
- the LOC143915143 gene encoding uncharacterized protein LOC143915143 isoform X5, protein MCGVKVTSSDFKMENTQDIETSLPTGSICKKYLSESELSHEIKFEHTSDSESTLQLHQENVQIKTEYELPATGCNYLVNDNLYKQEPSTFEWNESKQNLSSIENLQIKTEYEFPATGCNYSVNDNLDKQESSAFEWIESKQNLFSIENVKTEYELPASDCNYLVNDNLYNQESSSFERIESKQNLCSIENMCEGQVTRSDCKIKNNDNIESILPTTSNYEKCLSNSESSQEIHFEEASNGESTLQLHEENIIQFENEHCSKSWHVIHERSHSGEKPYKCDICFKSFALNYSLFTHEKDHDDEEKLYKCDICSKSFARKHYLAYHKITHTGNTSYKCDICLKSFANNSQLAMHKRFHTGDKPYKCDICSKSFVQKGSCLRHMESHTAEKLHKCNICKKSFLRKYQLFKHELQVHVQVKPYKCEICSKSFSHKYDLKTHERSHTGEKPYKCNICLKSYTQKSQLTKHERSHSSERPFKCDLCSKNFAQRANFVRHVKSHTAEKLHKCDICLKSYARKSDLVSHIISHRDVKPHKCNICSKTFVHKNVLRQHKRSHTGEKPYKCDICFKSFAVKSYIAEHKRTHSGEKPYKCEICLKSYSAQSNFQRHFKSHTEKM, encoded by the exons atgTGTGGAGTTAAAGTTACATCAAGTGATTTCAAAATGGAAAATACTCAGGACATTGAAACTTCGTTACCGACAGGATCCATATGTAAGAAATATCTCTCAGAATCTGAATTAAGCcatgaaattaaattcgaacATACATCGGACAGCGAGTCTACATTACAACTGCACCAAGAAAAT GTGCAGATTAAGACAGAATATGAATTGCCAGCTACAGGATGTAATTATCTTGTcaatgataatttatataaacaggAACCTAGTACCTTTGAATGGAATGAATCGAAGCAAAACTTGTCTTCGATTGAAAAT TTGCAGATTAAGACCGAATATGAATTTCCAGCAACTGGTTGCAATTATTCTGTTAATGATAATTTAGATAAGCAGGAATCGAGTGCCTTCGAATGGATTGAATCTAAGCAAAACttgttttctattgaaaat GTTAAGACAGAATATGAATTGCCGGCAAGCGATTGTAATTATCTTGTcaatgataatttatataacCAGGAATCGAGTTCCTTCGAACGGATTGAATCTAAACAAAACTTGTGTTCTATTGAAAAT atgtgCGAAGGACAAGTAACTAGAAGCGactgcaaaattaaaaataatgacaatATTGAATCCATATTACCGAcaacatccaattatgaaaaatgtCTCTCGAATTCTGAATCAAGCCAAGAAATTCATTTCGAAGAAGCATCGAATGGCGAGTCTACATTACAACTGCAcgaagaaaatataatacaattcgaAAATGAACATTGTTCAAAATCTTGGCATGTGATCCATGAAAGATCTCATtctggggaaaagccatacaaatgtgatatttgttttaaatcattcgcTTTAAACTATAGCCTTTTCACCCATGAAAAAGATCATGATGACGAAGAAAAGCTGTACAAATGTGATatctgttcaaaatcatttgctcGAAAACATTACCTTGCGTATCATAAAATAACTCATACTGGAAATACGtcgtacaaatgtgatatttgtttaaaatcatttgctaaCAATTCTCAGCTTGCCATGCATAAAAGATTTCATACTGGGGATAAGCCTTACAAATGTGATATCTGTTCGAAGTCATTTGTTCAAAAAGGTAGCTGTTTGAGACATATGGAGTCTCATACTGCAGAAAAGctacataaatgtaatatttgcaaaaaatcTTTCTTACGAAAATATCAACTTTTCAAACATGAATTACAAGTTCACGTTCAAGTAAAACCTtacaaatgtgagatttgttcaaaatctttttCCCATAAATATGACCTTAAGACACATGAACGTTCACATACGGGGGAAAAACcgtacaaatgtaatatttgtttaaaatcatatactcAAAAATCTCAGCTCACAAAGCATGAAAGATCTCACAGTAGCGAAAGGCCGTTTAAATGTGATTTATGTTCAAAAAATTTTGCTCAAAGAGCTAACTTTGTGAGACATGTAAAGTCTCATACTGCAGAAAAGTtgcataaatgtgatatttgcttgaAATCATATGCTAGGAAATCTGACCTAGTTTCACATATTATATCTCATCGTGatgtaaaaccacacaaatgtaacatttgttcaaaGACATTTGTTCACAAAAATGTCCTTAGGCAACACAAAAGATCTCATACTggagaaaagccatacaaatgtgacatttgttttaaatcatttgctGTAAAATCTTACATTGCGGAACATAAAAGAACACATTCCGGAGAAAAGCCGTACAAATGcgaaatttgcttaaaatcttaTTCTGCTCAATCTAATTTTCAAAGACATTTCAAATCTCACActgaaaaaatgtaa